A genome region from Thermococcus onnurineus NA1 includes the following:
- a CDS encoding triphosphoribosyl-dephospho-CoA synthase — MERWRIIKAFTLGPLIEATIPKPGNVNRFRDFEDLTFYHFLFAETAVIDIYYEAVKVGELLRKGALLPSEAGIGELIRRAVQNAREAQNANPNFGIITLSIPLMIALSMGRNMLDAREKVKLLIEESIVRDTMELYRAIRIANPKGIPSGVKYDVYSDDSFRELFQDGINLARLAEISCERELIFCEWLNQYELSYNTFARLYELVRRRPLEEAVQTAFLELLASNLDTLIIRKAGIEEAKLVQRKAGEVLEGKLTLEEFDSFMREKKDLRNPGSLADVMAVALSLLILRGYRFTPEL, encoded by the coding sequence ATGGAGCGGTGGAGGATCATAAAGGCCTTCACCCTCGGCCCGCTCATTGAAGCCACTATCCCGAAGCCTGGCAACGTAAACCGCTTTAGGGACTTCGAGGATCTGACCTTTTACCACTTCCTCTTCGCTGAAACTGCCGTTATAGACATCTACTACGAGGCCGTTAAGGTCGGCGAGCTTCTCCGGAAAGGAGCCCTCCTACCGAGTGAGGCAGGAATCGGCGAGCTGATTAGGAGGGCGGTTCAGAACGCGAGGGAAGCACAGAACGCCAATCCCAACTTTGGCATAATAACCCTATCCATTCCGCTGATGATTGCCCTATCAATGGGCAGGAACATGCTCGATGCCAGGGAGAAGGTGAAGCTCCTCATCGAGGAATCCATCGTGAGAGATACCATGGAGCTATACCGTGCGATAAGGATAGCCAACCCGAAAGGCATCCCCAGTGGCGTTAAGTACGATGTCTACAGCGACGATTCCTTCAGGGAGCTCTTCCAGGATGGAATAAACCTAGCAAGGCTCGCTGAGATAAGCTGCGAGAGGGAGCTAATATTCTGCGAGTGGCTTAACCAGTACGAGCTGAGTTACAATACCTTCGCGAGGCTTTACGAGCTCGTCAGGAGGAGACCGCTTGAGGAAGCAGTACAAACGGCTTTTCTGGAGCTTTTGGCGAGCAACCTCGACACGCTCATCATCAGAAAAGCTGGCATAGAAGAGGCAAAGCTCGTCCAGAGAAAGGCGGGGGAAGTCCTGGAAGGTAAGCTTACGCTCGAGGAGTTTGACTCATTTATGAGGGAAAAGAAGGACTTAAGGAACCCCGGAAGCCTGGCAGACGTAATGGCAGTAGCGTTGAGTCTCCTTATCTTAAGGGGCTACCGTTTCACTCCAGAACTCTGA
- the pfpI gene encoding deglycase PfpI, giving the protein MKVLFLSADGFEDLELIYPLHRIKEEGHEVYVASFQRGKITGKHGYSVNVDLTFEEVDPDEFDALVLPGGKAPEIVRLNEKAVMITRRMFEDDKPVASICHGPQILISAKVLKGRRGTSTITIRDDVINAGAEWIDAEVVVDGNWVSSRHPGDLYAWMREFVKLLH; this is encoded by the coding sequence ATGAAGGTACTGTTTCTGAGCGCGGATGGTTTCGAGGATCTGGAGCTGATATACCCGCTCCATAGGATAAAAGAGGAAGGCCACGAGGTTTATGTCGCCAGCTTTCAGAGGGGCAAGATAACCGGAAAGCACGGGTACAGTGTTAACGTTGATCTGACTTTTGAGGAGGTTGACCCCGACGAGTTCGATGCCCTCGTTCTTCCAGGTGGGAAGGCCCCGGAGATAGTCAGGCTTAACGAGAAGGCAGTTATGATAACCAGAAGGATGTTCGAGGACGACAAGCCGGTCGCGAGCATATGCCATGGGCCGCAGATACTCATCTCCGCCAAAGTCCTTAAAGGCAGGAGGGGAACCAGCACGATAACCATCAGGGACGACGTGATAAACGCAGGGGCAGAATGGATCGACGCAGAGGTCGTCGTCGACGGCAACTGGGTCAGCTCAAGGCACCCAGGCGACCTGTATGCCTGGATGAGGGAGTTTGTGAAGCTCCTCCACTGA
- a CDS encoding family 4A encapsulin nanocompartment shell protein — MRGDLIRVLSLIEEKANELKLDGYEPDVVLVGFEAYEFIKGQVNEEFGGEEEVLELSGLKLRILDELGKDAVVVDSKVLGFGLGGAKRFRVLE, encoded by the coding sequence ATGAGAGGAGATTTGATCAGGGTTCTAAGCCTGATTGAGGAGAAGGCCAACGAGCTAAAGCTCGACGGCTACGAGCCAGATGTTGTTCTCGTCGGCTTCGAAGCTTACGAATTCATAAAAGGGCAGGTGAACGAGGAGTTCGGCGGTGAGGAGGAAGTCCTCGAGCTTTCAGGATTAAAGCTCCGCATCCTCGATGAACTCGGAAAGGACGCGGTTGTTGTTGACAGTAAGGTTCTGGGCTTTGGTCTCGGCGGGGCAAAGCGGTTCAGAGTTCTGGAGTGA
- the snatA gene encoding neutral amino acid NAAT transporter SnatA, whose amino-acid sequence MIELLKHFVILYGGLFAITNPVGAVPVFLGVTHDLSWSERREIARKTTITVVVTLVTFALIGQWIFRFFGSSIDAFAIAGGILLFRMAMDMLSGRLSSIKISREETEEFDEEVVTLEEVAIIPLAIPLISGPGAITTVMIYTAKSISLPEKVTVIASIMAIGLTVWLVLCSANKIKTKLGRVGIKVMTRMMGLILTSMAVQMIINGIKGAFGL is encoded by the coding sequence GTGATAGAGCTCCTCAAGCACTTTGTCATACTCTACGGTGGCCTCTTTGCGATAACGAATCCCGTTGGAGCGGTGCCAGTCTTCCTAGGCGTCACTCACGACCTTTCATGGAGCGAGAGAAGAGAGATAGCAAGGAAAACTACCATAACGGTAGTGGTAACGCTCGTAACCTTTGCCCTCATCGGCCAGTGGATATTTCGGTTCTTCGGCTCTAGTATAGATGCCTTCGCCATAGCCGGCGGCATTCTTCTCTTCCGAATGGCCATGGACATGCTCTCAGGAAGACTCTCTTCAATCAAGATAAGCCGGGAAGAAACAGAGGAGTTCGACGAGGAAGTGGTGACCCTTGAGGAGGTTGCGATAATCCCCCTTGCCATCCCGCTGATCTCCGGTCCGGGTGCGATAACGACGGTGATGATTTACACCGCCAAGAGCATTAGTCTTCCGGAGAAAGTGACGGTCATAGCCAGCATAATGGCAATAGGTCTCACGGTATGGCTCGTCCTGTGCTCGGCTAACAAGATCAAAACCAAACTCGGGAGGGTCGGAATCAAGGTCATGACGAGGATGATGGGTCTCATACTAACGTCCATGGCCGTTCAGATGATAATAAACGGCATAAAAGGCGCCTTCGGCCTCTGA
- a CDS encoding OBG GTPase family GTP-binding protein has protein sequence MPTNVTAEYLAAEEEYRNAKTIPEKIRALEKMYSTVPKHKGTEKLRLQIKRKLAELRKELEKQRQVQKKGGGYSFSVRKEGAAQIVLAGLPNVGKSSLMKALTNVDIDVADYAFTTVEPIPGMMHHKDVQIQLVEVPGLVEGAALGKGMGPQLLSVIRNADAIAIVVDLSQDPVKQMEILLREFERAGIKLNKRRPRVEIKRTASGGIIINGQENIKGDISEVMKMLREERIHSAEITVKEPVTLEEFADALDESLVWRRAIIIANKGDAPGSKENYERLVQAYGDRFKIIPISARRKINLDKLKDELYELAGIIRVFTKSPGEEPAYPPVPLKKGSTVMDLAERIHKDFAKNFRYARVWGKSVKFPGQRVGADHVLEDGDIVEIHAR, from the coding sequence ATGCCAACCAACGTAACAGCGGAGTACCTAGCAGCTGAGGAGGAATACCGGAACGCCAAGACGATTCCAGAGAAGATTCGGGCCCTTGAGAAAATGTACTCCACCGTTCCCAAGCACAAGGGGACGGAGAAGCTCAGGCTCCAGATAAAGCGAAAGCTGGCTGAGCTGAGGAAGGAGCTTGAAAAGCAGAGGCAGGTTCAGAAGAAGGGTGGCGGCTACTCCTTCAGCGTGAGGAAGGAGGGTGCTGCTCAGATAGTCCTGGCTGGCCTTCCGAATGTAGGAAAGTCCTCCCTCATGAAGGCGCTGACAAACGTTGATATTGACGTGGCTGATTATGCCTTCACAACAGTCGAACCTATCCCTGGAATGATGCATCACAAGGATGTTCAGATACAGCTCGTTGAGGTGCCCGGCCTCGTCGAGGGTGCCGCCCTCGGAAAGGGCATGGGGCCTCAGCTCCTGAGTGTTATAAGGAACGCCGATGCTATAGCCATCGTCGTTGACCTCTCTCAGGATCCCGTAAAGCAGATGGAAATCCTCCTGAGAGAGTTCGAGAGGGCGGGAATAAAGCTCAACAAGCGCCGTCCAAGGGTCGAGATAAAGAGGACAGCGAGCGGTGGAATAATCATCAACGGTCAGGAGAACATAAAGGGCGACATAAGTGAAGTCATGAAGATGCTCCGCGAGGAGAGGATTCACTCAGCTGAGATAACCGTTAAGGAGCCCGTGACTCTGGAGGAGTTCGCCGACGCTTTAGACGAGAGCCTCGTCTGGAGGAGGGCTATAATCATTGCTAACAAGGGCGACGCCCCTGGAAGCAAAGAGAACTACGAGAGGCTCGTCCAGGCTTACGGAGACAGATTCAAAATCATCCCAATCTCCGCGAGGAGGAAGATAAACCTCGACAAGCTCAAGGACGAGCTGTATGAGCTGGCTGGAATAATAAGGGTCTTCACGAAGAGTCCCGGGGAAGAGCCGGCCTATCCCCCGGTGCCGCTCAAGAAGGGCTCAACGGTCATGGATCTGGCGGAAAGAATTCACAAGGACTTTGCCAAGAACTTCCGATATGCCCGTGTCTGGGGTAAGAGCGTCAAGTTCCCGGGCCAGAGGGTTGGGGCCGACCACGTGCTGGAGGATGGGGACATAGTGGAGATTCACGCACGATAA
- a CDS encoding PspC domain-containing protein, with the protein MKKLMRSKENRVFLGVIGGIAEHLEVDPTLLRIIFVVLLVFNPFAMVLLYFLLALVLPEEGDEEKPIEERLNELADETGKRINEIFSGNDNTKALAVILIVIGAALIAKPLFPLIIDPVGGTTLLAATLLVIGIILLTKGD; encoded by the coding sequence GTGAAGAAACTGATGCGCTCAAAGGAGAACAGGGTCTTTCTCGGGGTTATTGGAGGGATAGCCGAGCACCTTGAAGTAGACCCGACGCTCCTCAGGATTATCTTTGTTGTCCTGCTGGTATTCAACCCCTTCGCGATGGTTCTGCTCTACTTCCTGCTTGCCCTTGTCCTGCCAGAGGAGGGGGACGAGGAGAAGCCCATCGAGGAGAGGCTCAACGAGCTGGCGGACGAGACTGGAAAGAGGATCAACGAGATCTTCTCAGGGAACGATAATACTAAAGCCCTCGCGGTAATACTGATAGTAATCGGCGCGGCCCTTATAGCAAAGCCCCTCTTCCCATTGATAATCGACCCTGTTGGAGGAACGACGCTCCTCGCCGCTACGCTCCTTGTGATAGGCATAATACTGCTGACGAAGGGTGATTAA
- a CDS encoding gamma-glutamyl-gamma-aminobutyrate hydrolase family protein, with translation MKPLIGIIGQVDHSRNRIFLDKMHLEKVIKAGGIPAVFTADSSPEEVLEHADGILLIEGPDVHPHFYGEDPSSSIKYVDVERDEFEICLVKKAIEKGVPILGIGRGMQVINVALGGTLYQDLTEIPKAIKHDWDLNIIGPTQRVHGVRIKMSSKLYEILKDELSIEGTNEVYLRVNSFHHQAIKRVGEGIKPVAYAVDGLIEAIEAEESFVIGVQWQAEHLPEMGRLFEAFVLAAAEYRAKKREMERLEIEAEVREELDENRRSSDTTDNLPDTSQT, from the coding sequence ATGAAGCCTCTGATAGGTATAATCGGTCAGGTAGACCATTCCAGAAATCGCATTTTTCTCGATAAAATGCACTTGGAGAAAGTGATTAAGGCAGGGGGCATTCCTGCGGTTTTCACTGCGGATTCCTCTCCGGAGGAGGTTCTGGAGCACGCCGACGGAATCCTCCTCATCGAGGGCCCCGACGTTCATCCCCATTTCTACGGTGAGGATCCATCAAGTTCCATCAAGTATGTGGATGTTGAAAGGGACGAATTTGAGATATGCCTCGTAAAAAAAGCTATTGAAAAGGGTGTGCCGATTCTTGGCATCGGACGTGGAATGCAAGTTATAAACGTTGCCCTGGGTGGAACTCTGTATCAGGATCTAACGGAGATTCCTAAAGCCATCAAGCATGACTGGGATCTGAACATTATCGGTCCGACCCAGCGTGTTCACGGAGTAAGGATAAAGATGAGCTCGAAGCTCTATGAGATTCTCAAGGACGAGCTCAGCATAGAGGGCACCAATGAGGTTTATCTGCGCGTCAACAGCTTCCATCACCAGGCCATCAAGAGGGTTGGTGAGGGAATAAAGCCCGTTGCCTACGCCGTCGACGGCCTCATCGAGGCGATTGAGGCAGAGGAGAGCTTTGTGATTGGCGTCCAGTGGCAGGCGGAGCATTTGCCCGAAATGGGGCGGCTTTTCGAGGCTTTTGTACTGGCTGCTGCAGAATACCGTGCCAAAAAGCGGGAGATGGAAAGGCTGGAGATAGAGGCAGAGGTCAGAGAGGAACTAGATGAGAACCGTCGCAGCTCGGATACGACCGATAACCTTCCCGACACGAGCCAAACGTAA
- a CDS encoding Lrp/AsnC family transcriptional regulator, translated as MRMGLDEIDKKILAILQKNSRTPLREISKEVNLAESTVYERIKKLKEKGIIKKFTVILDPDSLGFRILAFILIKSKAGRCSHVAQELTQYPEIVEIYETTGDYDMLVKIRTSGSEELNEFLDTIGEIEGVEATHTMVVLKVHKETTELPL; from the coding sequence ATGCGAATGGGTTTGGACGAAATAGACAAAAAGATTCTCGCCATACTCCAAAAGAACAGCAGAACGCCCCTGCGGGAGATCTCCAAGGAGGTCAATCTGGCCGAATCGACCGTTTACGAGAGGATAAAGAAGCTGAAAGAGAAAGGCATCATAAAGAAATTCACCGTCATTCTCGACCCCGATTCTCTCGGCTTCAGGATTCTCGCGTTTATACTCATAAAGTCCAAGGCCGGCAGGTGTTCCCACGTCGCCCAGGAGCTTACGCAGTACCCGGAGATAGTCGAAATCTATGAAACCACCGGCGACTACGACATGCTCGTGAAGATAAGAACAAGTGGAAGCGAGGAGCTCAACGAGTTCCTCGACACCATCGGTGAAATCGAGGGCGTTGAGGCGACCCACACCATGGTCGTGCTCAAGGTCCACAAAGAGACGACGGAACTTCCGCTATAA
- a CDS encoding ribose 1,5-bisphosphate isomerase, which translates to MAVVKEVLEIAEKIKNMEIRGAGKIARSAAYALQVQAEQSKATNVDEFWSEMKQAAKILFETRPTAVSLPNALRYVMHRGKVAYAGGADLDQLKFVVINAAKEFIHNSENAVVRIGEFGAKRIEDGDVIMTHCHSKAAISVMKTAWEQGKDIKVIVTETRPKWQGKITAKELASYGIPVIYVVDSAARHYMKMTDKVVMGADSITVNGAVINKIGTALIALTAKEHRVWTMIAAETYKFHPETMLGQLVEIEMRDPYEVIPKEELETWPKNIEVWNPAFDVTPPEYVDVIITERGVIPPSAAIDILKEEFGWALKYTEPWED; encoded by the coding sequence ATGGCGGTAGTGAAGGAAGTGCTCGAAATAGCGGAGAAGATCAAGAACATGGAGATTAGGGGAGCCGGGAAGATAGCCCGCTCAGCTGCCTACGCACTCCAGGTTCAGGCCGAGCAGAGCAAAGCGACCAACGTTGACGAATTCTGGAGCGAGATGAAGCAGGCGGCAAAGATTCTCTTCGAGACGAGGCCGACGGCAGTCTCTCTGCCAAATGCGCTCCGTTACGTCATGCACCGCGGAAAGGTGGCCTACGCAGGAGGAGCCGACCTCGACCAGCTAAAGTTCGTCGTCATCAACGCGGCTAAAGAGTTCATCCACAACTCCGAGAACGCCGTTGTGAGGATTGGAGAGTTCGGTGCCAAGCGCATAGAGGACGGCGACGTCATAATGACCCACTGCCACAGCAAGGCAGCTATAAGCGTCATGAAGACCGCCTGGGAGCAGGGCAAGGACATAAAGGTCATCGTCACGGAGACGAGGCCCAAGTGGCAGGGCAAGATAACGGCTAAGGAGCTTGCCAGCTACGGCATTCCGGTTATATACGTCGTTGATTCCGCGGCGAGACACTACATGAAGATGACGGACAAGGTCGTCATGGGTGCGGACAGCATCACCGTGAACGGTGCGGTTATAAACAAGATTGGAACGGCTCTTATAGCGCTGACTGCCAAGGAGCACAGGGTATGGACGATGATAGCTGCCGAGACCTACAAGTTCCACCCGGAGACCATGCTCGGCCAGTTGGTTGAGATTGAAATGCGTGACCCCTATGAGGTCATTCCAAAGGAAGAACTGGAAACCTGGCCAAAGAACATCGAGGTCTGGAACCCAGCCTTCGATGTTACCCCGCCTGAATACGTGGATGTCATAATAACCGAGCGCGGAGTTATTCCACCGAGCGCGGCAATCGACATCCTCAAGGAGGAGTTCGGCTGGGCCCTCAAGTACACCGAGCCCTGGGAGGACTGA
- a CDS encoding SPL family radical SAM protein, protein MYIRPFDPWKAKLCTCPFKYTLNVYTGCDHACVYCYITSYIPHAFRVRIKEGILPKLEKELRKFNRRYIIALSYSSDPYPTIERELRITRKVLELFKRYDVRCLLLTKSDVFERDLDILKEIKCAVGITVTTVDEKKAKLLEPNAPAPKDRIRALKKAKSEGIPVYARIDPIILFYTWEDFDKTLDALSFVDHITVSTLKLRTDSKRRMFAKFPELMEKLWPLYEKGERIGGYYYLPRELRMKILQEAERKITEKGITFGSCREGYRSYPSCDGSHLVPL, encoded by the coding sequence ATGTATATACGGCCCTTTGATCCATGGAAGGCAAAGCTCTGCACATGTCCCTTTAAGTACACGCTGAACGTCTACACCGGCTGCGATCATGCCTGCGTTTACTGCTACATAACGAGCTACATCCCCCATGCCTTTCGTGTGAGGATAAAGGAGGGAATTTTACCGAAGCTTGAAAAAGAACTGAGAAAGTTCAACAGGAGGTACATCATAGCACTCTCCTACTCCTCAGACCCCTATCCAACCATAGAGCGTGAGCTCAGAATAACGAGGAAGGTTCTCGAGCTTTTCAAGAGATACGACGTCCGCTGTTTGCTCCTCACGAAATCGGACGTCTTCGAGCGTGACCTCGATATCCTGAAGGAGATCAAGTGCGCCGTTGGGATAACCGTGACCACCGTAGACGAGAAAAAGGCAAAGCTCCTGGAGCCGAACGCACCCGCACCTAAAGACAGGATTAGAGCCCTCAAAAAGGCTAAGAGTGAGGGAATCCCAGTTTACGCGCGCATAGACCCTATAATCCTGTTTTACACATGGGAGGACTTCGACAAGACCCTTGATGCGCTGAGCTTCGTTGATCACATAACCGTTTCGACGCTCAAGCTGAGGACAGATTCAAAGAGAAGAATGTTTGCGAAGTTTCCGGAGCTCATGGAAAAGCTGTGGCCGCTCTATGAAAAAGGTGAGCGGATAGGAGGATATTACTACCTTCCAAGGGAGCTTAGAATGAAGATCCTTCAAGAGGCGGAGAGAAAAATAACCGAAAAGGGTATTACGTTTGGCTCGTGTCGGGAAGGTTATCGGTCGTATCCGAGCTGCGACGGTTCTCATCTAGTTCCTCTCTGA
- a CDS encoding aminotransferase-like domain-containing protein → MGEKLMRKLSSGSLDFEVYFSDKAQEMKASEIRELLKLVETSDVISLAGGLPAPETFPVETIKKITAEILNTHADKALQYGTTKGFTPLRLALADWMEKRYGIPTSKVEIMMVAGSQQALDIIGRVFINPGDIVVVEGPTYLAALNAFKYYEPEFVSIPMDDNGMMIDLLEEKLEKLRAEGKKVKFVYTVSTFQNPMGVTMSLDRRKRLVELAQEYDFLIVEDSPYSELRYSGEPIPPIKHFDDEGRVIYLGTFSKIFAPGFRLGWVAAHPHFIRKMEIAKQALDLCANPFGQVIAWKYVADGYLDEHIPRVIEFYKPRRDAMLEALEEYMPEGVKWTKPDGGMFIWVTLPEGIDTKLMMEKAVAKGVAYVPGEAFFAHRDVKNTMRLNFTYVPEEKIHEGVKRLAGVIEEEIKAIKD, encoded by the coding sequence GTGGGGGAAAAACTCATGCGGAAGCTGAGTTCTGGTTCACTGGATTTTGAGGTATACTTCTCTGACAAGGCTCAGGAAATGAAGGCCTCAGAGATTAGAGAGCTCCTCAAGCTCGTCGAGACATCAGACGTTATCTCGCTCGCCGGCGGCCTTCCCGCCCCGGAGACATTCCCCGTGGAGACAATCAAGAAGATAACCGCCGAGATACTTAACACTCATGCAGACAAGGCACTCCAGTACGGAACGACGAAGGGCTTCACACCGCTCCGCCTTGCTCTCGCGGACTGGATGGAAAAGCGCTACGGTATTCCGACGAGCAAAGTCGAGATAATGATGGTCGCTGGAAGCCAGCAGGCCCTTGACATCATTGGAAGGGTCTTCATAAACCCTGGAGACATAGTCGTTGTTGAGGGTCCGACCTATCTGGCTGCGCTTAACGCCTTCAAGTACTACGAGCCTGAATTCGTCTCAATTCCCATGGACGACAACGGTATGATGATTGATCTCCTTGAGGAGAAGTTAGAAAAGCTCAGGGCCGAAGGAAAGAAGGTCAAGTTCGTCTATACCGTCTCGACGTTCCAGAACCCGATGGGTGTTACGATGAGCCTTGACAGGCGGAAGAGGCTCGTAGAGCTGGCCCAAGAGTACGACTTCCTCATCGTTGAGGACAGCCCGTACAGCGAGCTCCGCTACTCCGGAGAGCCAATTCCTCCCATTAAGCACTTCGACGACGAGGGAAGGGTTATCTATCTCGGCACCTTCTCGAAGATATTTGCTCCGGGCTTCAGGCTGGGATGGGTAGCGGCCCACCCGCACTTCATCAGGAAGATGGAGATAGCCAAGCAGGCCCTTGACCTCTGTGCCAACCCGTTCGGACAGGTCATAGCTTGGAAGTACGTTGCCGACGGCTACCTCGACGAGCACATTCCGAGGGTTATAGAGTTCTACAAGCCGAGAAGAGACGCGATGCTTGAGGCCCTCGAGGAGTACATGCCGGAGGGCGTTAAGTGGACCAAGCCAGACGGAGGAATGTTCATCTGGGTTACCCTTCCTGAGGGCATCGACACCAAGCTCATGATGGAGAAGGCCGTTGCCAAGGGTGTCGCCTACGTTCCGGGTGAGGCGTTCTTCGCCCACAGGGACGTCAAGAACACCATGCGCTTGAACTTTACATATGTCCCAGAGGAAAAGATACATGAGGGCGTTAAGAGGCTTGCAGGAGTCATAGAAGAGGAAATAAAGGCTATCAAGGACTGA
- a CDS encoding hypothetical protein (functions along with aFIB and aL7a; guides 2'-O-methylation of ribose to specific sites in RNAs): MKAYLAENVRGIYAFDESGNLIDQKVFSGKPEVSLDRLLKGESSDELLSFLKELESRGYDEFVVEDSELSRALKELGYNVTAEFPNIAGEKLRSIPEEFLGENWFDEYFSVGVALTRLRIQEQSGARDKMIIQAIEALDDIDKVINLLVSRLREWYSLHFPELDEILPKHQQYVAFVKAIGPRENVTEEKLRELGLPDGKIEKIVKAAESSMGAPLGKFDSDIIQKLASEISDLYKLREQIEDYLETAMDEVAPNLKALVGAKLGARLLSLAGGLKELAMMPASTIQVLGAEKALFRHLRTGAKPPKHGVIFQYPAINRSPWWQRGKIARALAGKLAIAARVDYFSGEYIAEELKQELEQRIKEIKEKYPNPPKRKAKPEKKKKEKKFKKKGKEKFRGREKKKGKGEGKKGGKKKKKAKR, encoded by the coding sequence ATGAAAGCGTACCTTGCTGAGAACGTCAGGGGCATCTACGCCTTTGACGAGAGCGGTAATCTCATCGACCAGAAGGTCTTCTCGGGAAAGCCAGAAGTGAGCCTTGACAGGCTTTTAAAGGGCGAGTCGAGCGACGAGCTCCTTTCGTTCCTCAAAGAGCTTGAAAGCAGGGGCTACGACGAGTTCGTGGTCGAGGACTCGGAGCTGAGCAGGGCTTTAAAGGAGCTCGGATACAATGTTACTGCTGAGTTCCCGAACATAGCCGGTGAGAAACTTCGTTCAATCCCGGAAGAGTTTTTGGGCGAGAACTGGTTCGACGAGTACTTCAGCGTCGGTGTGGCCCTGACAAGGCTCCGCATACAGGAGCAGAGCGGTGCGAGAGATAAGATGATAATCCAGGCCATCGAGGCGCTTGATGACATTGACAAAGTCATCAATCTCCTAGTCTCCCGTCTCAGGGAGTGGTACAGCCTCCACTTCCCGGAGCTGGACGAGATTCTGCCCAAGCATCAGCAGTACGTTGCCTTCGTCAAGGCCATAGGACCGAGGGAAAACGTCACCGAGGAGAAGCTCAGGGAGCTTGGCCTTCCCGATGGAAAGATCGAAAAGATAGTCAAGGCCGCCGAGAGCTCCATGGGCGCCCCGCTCGGCAAGTTCGATAGCGACATAATCCAGAAGCTCGCCAGCGAGATAAGCGACCTCTACAAGCTGAGGGAGCAGATAGAGGACTACCTCGAGACTGCCATGGACGAAGTAGCGCCAAACCTCAAGGCCCTCGTTGGTGCGAAGCTCGGTGCCAGGCTGCTCAGCCTCGCTGGAGGCCTCAAGGAGCTCGCCATGATGCCGGCATCGACCATACAGGTTCTCGGTGCCGAGAAGGCGCTCTTCAGGCACCTCAGAACCGGTGCCAAGCCGCCGAAGCACGGTGTCATATTCCAGTACCCAGCCATAAACCGCTCACCATGGTGGCAGAGGGGTAAGATAGCAAGGGCTCTCGCCGGCAAGCTCGCCATAGCTGCCAGGGTTGACTATTTCTCCGGTGAATATATCGCTGAAGAGCTCAAGCAGGAGCTGGAGCAGAGAATAAAGGAAATCAAGGAGAAGTACCCGAACCCGCCCAAGAGGAAGGCCAAGCCAGAGAAGAAAAAGAAGGAGAAGAAGTTCAAGAAGAAGGGCAAGGAGAAGTTCAGGGGCAGGGAAAAGAAGAAAGGAAAAGGCGAGGGTAAAAAGGGTGGAAAGAAGAAAAAGAAAGCCAAGAGGTGA
- a CDS encoding OsmC family protein — translation MGDEVKGRVEWFKDYQFIGRIENNSCSVILGEGGISPMKLLLLSVAGCTAYDVVMILQKMREPIEGLEVEIGGERREEHPRIYKKVHIHYKIYGDVSEEKAKRAIELSQDKYCSASAHIKLSGAELTYSFEIIKS, via the coding sequence ATGGGGGACGAGGTTAAAGGCCGGGTGGAGTGGTTCAAGGACTATCAGTTCATCGGAAGGATAGAGAACAATAGCTGCTCCGTTATCCTCGGTGAGGGTGGCATAAGCCCCATGAAGCTTCTCCTTCTGAGCGTTGCTGGTTGCACCGCCTATGATGTGGTTATGATACTCCAGAAGATGCGCGAGCCGATTGAGGGCCTGGAAGTCGAAATCGGCGGTGAAAGAAGGGAGGAGCATCCGAGAATATACAAGAAGGTTCACATCCATTACAAAATTTACGGTGACGTGAGTGAGGAGAAAGCCAAACGCGCGATAGAGCTGAGTCAGGACAAATACTGCTCTGCCTCGGCCCACATAAAGCTCAGTGGGGCGGAGCTTACGTACTCTTTCGAGATTATCAAGAGTTAG